From the Kallotenue papyrolyticum genome, the window ATCCTTGGCGGTCTCGCCGCTACCCGTCCCGGTTGCGAAGATCAGGTGCGGGTTGCCCCACGGATCGACGGCGAGCGTTGGAAACCAGTTCGATCGCGTCGTTGTCTTGATCTCGACGGGCCTGCTCCAGCCGCTGGTTTGCGCCAGCGCCGCCGTCGGCGCCAGTAACAGCGCGAGCAACAGCAACAAACGACGACTCATGGCAGCCTCCGGTAGAGCGCGTATGGACCGTCACGGTGGATGAGCTCGTACGATCGATCAAGCTGAGTCGCGGGATACACGCCGGTCCACGCGCCGAACGGCCCCACCACCACGTACGGAGCCGGGTTTGCATCGAGATCGATGCGCGCAGGCGGGCCGCCGCTCCACCGGTGGCGCACCGCTACATCCAGCAGCGCCTGCGGCGGATACTGGTAACGATGATCGGTCAGGCCGCCCAGCTCCGGCTCCCAGGTGGCGATCAGCGTGTCGTCGGGAAGATGGCGTTGAAGATATGCGGCGAAACGCAGCACGCTGCGATCCGGTGTCAGGATCTCATGAGTCGTTTGCGCCAGGGGCACGCCGATGATAAGGCCCACCCCAAGCGCAACAGCGGCGGCGTGAGTTGTGCCGCGCCGTCGCGCCCAGCTCCACGTGTCGGCCATGAGTCGCGCGACGGGCAGCGCGCCCAGCGCCGCGCCGACGTAAGCGTAGCGTGGCCAGCCCAGTGATACGACGAACCACAGCAGCCAGATCGCAACGATCAGCAGCACAAACGCCTCGGCCTGCGCCGGCATGTCGCGGCGCCGGCGCGCGCGCCACCAGCCATAGATCAGCGCCGGGATCAGCAAGCCGCCATACAACGCGGGCGAGACGAGCAGCCGCAGCGCGCGTAGCGTCGCGTCCGGCCGCAGCACCAGGATCGCGCCGCCGGCCGCCTGGCGGGTCAGCGCCAGATTTTCGGCGAAGGTGCTGGGGCCGAGCTGCGTGAACAGGATCATGAGCCAGCCCAGCGCCATCGCCGCGGCGATCAGCGGCGGCAGCAGCCACAGCGACCAGCGGCCGTTGCGGTAGACGCGCCATTCGAGCAAGCTGCCGAGTGCCAGCGCAGGCGCGAACGCGACGATCGCCTGATTTTTGGTGATCAGGCAAAGGCCCCAGCAGATGCCCGCCGCCACTGCTCGCCTTCCACAGCGCCGCGTGAGCGCGCCGTGCCAGAACCAGAGGCCGGCCAGCAAAAACGTCAGCGTCGGGATCTCGCCCAGCACCTGCCGCCCCCAGTTGAGCGTCCACGCGCCGCGCGAGCTGAGCAGCAGGGCGCTTGCCAGCAGCGCAAGCGCCGGCGTGTACAGTCGCCGCGCCACGCGATAACACAGCGCCAGGCACGCCAGGAGATAGAGCGCCATGACGAGACGCGCCTGCAGCAGCCCGCTGCCGGCCAGGCGAAACATTGCCGCGATCGGCAGCAGCACCGTCGGGCCGGCGGCGGTCGTCGGGCCGAAGTAGCGCGGGCCGTCGCTGCTCCAGTCGGCATACACGCCGTGCCGTAGCAGCGCTTTGGGCACATGCAGGTACTGACCTTCGTCGAACCACGTGGCCGGATAGGCCTCAAGGTTGATCAGCACCAGCGCCAGCACACACAGCAGGCCAAGCCCGACCACGAGCGGCCGGAGGTTGATGCGAAGCACGGTTTGCGCGATGACCTGTCTGCCGATCATGGCTGCCTCGTATGAGCGGGCGAACACAAGGGTTGCCCCTACCAATGACTCATGGCGCGTGTGAGTCGTCCACGGCATAGATCCAGAGCTGCGCTCCGCTCCAGACCAGGCGCAACGCGTCGTCCTCGATCGTTGTATCCACTACGACGTAGCTCGCGCCGTAGCGATCGAGAAGAGCCTGGCGCGCCGTCGCGTCAGTCGCCGGGTCGAGCGCGCGCGCCACGTCGTCGCGCGTGCGGTAAAAGTCCACGGTCTGCGCCCAGTGCGCCAGCACCGCGCGCGCATCCGTCTCGGCCGGCACGAACTGACCGAAGTTGAGATCGCTCAACACCACGTCGTCGCCCGTCGTGTTGGCGGCCAGCCAGCCGAGCGCCGCGGCCTCGTCCGTTCGCAGGTAGTAGGGCGCAGCGCGCCGCTCCAGCTCGACGAAGCGCCAGGCCAGCAGATACAGATTGGTCGGCAGCGACAGCGCGAGCAGCAACGGCAACACCCAGCGGCCGAGCGCCGCGCGCCGGCGATCGAGCCAGGGGATGAGTCGTCGCTGCGCGCCCCAGACCGCCGCGAGCGCGATCGGGATCTGCCAGGGATTGAGCAGGTGGATCTGAAAGCTGACCGGCAGGTAGATTAGTCCTAGGCCGGCGATGCACCAGACCTTGACCAACAGCTCGCCGTCGCTGCGCTCGCGCAGCGGTCGAAGGCCCGTCCAGCCGCTGATCGTCGCGATCAGCGGCACGCCCATCAGGATCAGCAGGTGCGGCGGCGATGGTGTCCACACGCCGGCGTTGGTGAATTGGCTCAACACGGCGCGCCAAAGCGGATCGCGGCTGGTTAGCCAGGCGAAGTAGCCGGCCGGCGGAAACGAGACGACGCCGACCAACACCGTGCCCCCGACCGCGCGCCACGGAATTGCCCGCTCGCGCACGGCCAGCAGCGCGAGCCAGCCGCCCAGCACAGCATAGACGCTCAGCAGGTCGTAGGCGTGCTGCAGCGCCAGGATCAGGCCCAGCGCCGCCGCCGCGAGCCACCAGCGCCAGTCGCCGCGCGTGGCTTGCAGCGCCGCCGCGAAGATCGCGACGACCAGCGCGCCCGCGACCAGGAAATGCGGATAGCCCAGCAGACTGAGCAGCGTGTTCGGCTCGGCGACGTACAGATCGAACGGATAGCGCACATCGGCAAGACCGCGCGCGTACTTTTCGACGACCCACACCACGCCCAGGCCGCCGCCGCACCCGGCGATCAGCCAGGCCCACGCGCGCTCATGAGTCGTGCGGCTGGCGAGGCTGTAGAACCACCACGCCGCCGCCAGAAAGCTCGCGCCGCCCATGAGGCGCAAAACCTGAAAGATGGCAGCGTTGCTCCAGCCGGTCAGGTTTTGCAGCTGCGCCAGCGCCAGCCAGAGCAGGTTGAAGAGCGCCGGCTCGTTCGGCTGGGCCGTCATGCGATTGGGCACCAGCAGCGCCTCACGATGATCGCGCAGCCACGAGAAATACTGCAGCGTGTCGGGCGCGTCCAGCATGAGTCCGGTATAGACGCGGTCGGCAGGAACATCAGTGGCCGCGTAAAGGTAGGGCAGCGTGGTCAGCGTGCCGAGCAGCAGCGCGATCCACAGCGGCCAGCTGCGCCACTTGGTGCGTTGCGCGACGGGACGAGTCGTTGCGACGGAAACAGCCATGATCAGCACCTCGCAGCGACAATGGGTTTGGGCCGGCGCAGAGGTATCGGACGATCACCATGCGCCAACAACAGCAGCAGGATCGCCACGCCAAGCAGGAGCGGCAGGATGCTCCACGCGCCCGGCAGGCCGAGCGCCATGCCGAGGTTGCGCGCCACGTCACCGCCGATCCACGCCGGCAGCGTCCAGCCGAGCCACGGATTGGCGATCGTGTCGGGCGGGAACTGCTGCCCGGCCAATGCCTCGGCCCAGACCAGCAGCGCACTGATCGCGACCAGGCCAAGGACGACTCTGCGCCAGAAAGCACGACTCCAGACGCGATCGGCGAGCCAAACTGCGGGGATCGCCGCAAAAGGAATCGCCGGGATGATGTAGCGCGGCCCCACGCCGAAACCGCCCCACCACATGCGCGAGGCGCTGTACAGTAGCCAGAGACTAAGGGCTGACGCGATGGCGATCGCCAGTGGCGCGCGTTGCCGACCGCTGCGCCACCACAGCATCGCGCCCGGCAGCGCCAGCAACAGCCATGGCGCGCGCACAAGGAGGCCGCGGAACAGGCCGCCGAGCAGCCCCCACATGCCGCTGAGGCGCGGATAGGTCAGGCTCATGAAGCCGCTGTGGTGCTGTTCCTGCCACAACACCGAATGGGCGTAGCCGATCGGCAACGGCGTGCCGAAGGCGATCAGGTCGTAGCCGATCAACAGGGCCAGCGGCGGCAGCCCGCCGAGCGCGATCCAGATCGTCGTGCGCCAGCCGAGTCGCCACAGCGCGTAGAGGCCGAGGATCACCGCGATCAGGACGGCCGGGTATTCGCTGATCAGCGCCAGGCCCAACAGCGCGCCGGTCGCAATGAGGCGCCAAACGCGTCGCGTAGGTGACGCATAAACCCTTTCGATCAGCGCCCACGCGCTGACCAGCAGCGCCGCAACCAGCGCGTGGCTGTAGAAGTTGGCGGCGTAAGGCGCGAGCGGCGTCGCCAGCCCAACGCCCAGCGTGCCCAGCAGCGCCGGGCCGGGCCGGAACCAGCGCCGCAGCAGCCAGTCGAGCGCGACCAGTCCCAGCGCGACCGGCAGCGCGATCACCAGCAGCGTTAGCAGATAGTGGCTCAGCGCCAGCGTCACGCGCTCCACGCCGAGTCCCGCGCCGTCGGGCCGCACCGTCGCCGCCAGCGCGCCGCGGTTCGCGACCCTGCTCAGTGCGGCCTGGACCGAATCCGCTTGAGTCGCGAGCCGGATTGCTGCGTAGGCAGGAACGGCCAGCAGCGCGGGACCGGGTGCTTTGTCGCTGTAGGCATGCCCATCGATCAGTGCGTAGTCGCCGGTGGTGTGGACGAAGCTATCGATGCGGACACTCCGCTCTTCGACGATCGCGCGCACCAGCGCCAGCCGCGAAGTCTGGCTCCAGTCGGCCCAGCGTGGCGGCACGTAGGCGTAGCACAGCAGCAGGAGCAGGATGATCAAGAAAGCGCGGCGCATGCGTCAGCTCCGTCCATCGATCAGGGATGGTTGGTGGTGATGAGTCACCGGTGCGCTCAGATCGCGCCAGCCGATCGGACGTCTCATGCGGCCGGTGTGTCGTTGCGCGATCCACTTGGCGCGCAGCACGAGGACAAAGATCAACTGCAGGAGCGCGGCATGCAGCGGTCCGTAGTGCTTGCGGAAGAAGCGCACTTTGCTGCGATACAGCGCGGCGATCATCGGCTCGCGCGCCTGCTGCGTGCTCTGGCCGCCGTGGTGCAGAATGCGCGCGTCGGGCAGATACCACAGCTCCCAGCCGGCGCGGTGGAGTCGCAGGCACCAGTCGGTCTCTTCGCTGTACATAAAGTAGTCTTCGTCCATGGGTCCGACCTGCTCGATCGCCGCGCGGCGCACCAGCATGCATGCGCCGGGCAGCACGTCGGCGCGGCATGGGTGCCGGCTGTGACGTGGTCCATAGCCGGGATACCACGGCCCGTACAGCCGTCTTCCCAGCCCGGTCACGTTGAGCGTTTCGCTCCAGAGCGATGGAAAGCGCGCGCGCGACGCCTGAAACGATCCGTCCGCATTCAGCAACTGGCCGCCGACCGCGCCGACCCGTGGATGATCGTCGGCAAAGCGCACCAGCAGCTCGATCGAGTCTGGCGCGGCGACGGTATCACTGTTGAGCAGCAGCACGTAGCGACCCGCGCCGCCGCGAATCGCCTGATTGTTGGCCGCCGCGAAGCCGAGATTGGTGCGGTTCTCGATGAGTCGCACATGCGCATATCTTGAGCGCACCGCTGCGACGCTGTCGTCGCGTGAGGCGTTGTCCACGACCCAGACATCGGCGCGCAGATCGCCAATGGCCGCGGGCAATGACTCAAGGCAGGCGAGCAGTAGATCGCGGGTGTTCCAGCTCACCAGGATGATCGATACGTCAACGGCCATGCGTCATTCTCCGTGGCGCGGGCCGCGGCTCGGGCCGCGGCGCGACCTGCCGGCGCACGCTCATCAGCACGCCCAGAAAGATCCACGAGAAGATCGTGTAGCGAAAGCCTTCGATGCCCTGGTTGTAGGCGAACGGGATCACCCAGTCGCCCAGCATCATCGCGGCGCTGGCAGCGATGAGGCCGCCGCAGGCCGCGATTCCAAGCGTACGGAGCGCGCCCGGCGGCGCGTGTTTGAGCACGGCGCGGCCCTCGCGAAACGCGGCGATCACGATCCAGAGCCAGCAGAACGCGCCGATCAGACCGGTCTGCGCCACGATGTCGAGATAGTTGTTATGAGTCGAGCGCGCTTCCTGCGGGTGGTAGGTCATGTAATACAGCGCGTAGCCGGCCGGGCCGGTGCCCAGCAGCGGATGCGTGCGGACGAGTTCGAAATTCATCCGCCAGAGCCTGAGTCGCTCGGTATTGCCCTGCACCTCGCTATCGGCCGAGAAGGTTTCGACGTAGAAGTTGCGCAGCGACAGACCCAGGATCAGCAGGACGATCAACAGAACGAAGAAGCCGATGCGCGATCGAAAGAGGGTAATCGCCGCGATGGCGATGATCGACGGCGCCCAGCCAGAGATCCAGCCAACGTTCCAGATGCCCATGATGTAGAGGTGCAGCAGCAGGATCGTCCCCAATCCCAGCCGGTAGACGAGCGTGAGGCGCGGTTGCGTCAGGAGCGCATAGCCAACCGCCACGAACCAGAGCGCAAACAGGCCGCGTGTGTTGACCAGCGGCAGCTCGACACCGACTGCGCGCGCGAGCGTAAAGGCGCTGCCGCAGACGAGAAACGCGCCGGCGATCATCCAAAGCTGGCGTGGCGTGCGCCCAAAATTGGCGATCAGCAGCGCGGTGATCGGCGATGCAACGATCGTCAGCAGCGCGGCAAGCTGCACAAAAAGGAAGCGATCGTAGCGGATCAGCAGCGGATCGCGAAAAACAATGCTCCAGATCAGCGCGGCGACGGCAATGCCCATGAATGCCAGTAGCGGCGTGTTGAGCAGCGAGCGACTCCACGGGGCGCCCGTCCGGCTTGTCAGCGCGCTCAGCGTCCAGATGCCGGCCAGCAGCACTACCAGCAGCATCACCGCCGGCACGCGGCTGTAACTGCCGGTCGGTAGGCTATAGGGCACGAGCAGCGCGGCCAGCGGAATCGCGGTGACCAATGAGTCATAGGTGCGCAGGCTGATCATCAGCAGCGGCAGGATGCCGAAGATCGCGGCCAGCAGTAGCTGGCGGCTGTTGCCGACGAGATAGCCCGTCAGGATCGTGCCGGCCAGCAGCGCGATCAGCGCCAGCGAGGTGATTGCGCCGCGCCGCGGCTGGCGAGCAAGCGTGTGACTCATATCGGCTGCCTCCGTCGCGCGGCGACCTCGCGCGCCAGGCCCTCGAAGCGCGCGCCGATCACCCGCCAGTCATACTGCTGTCGGACCAGTTCGCGGCCTGCGACGGCAAGATCGGCGCGGAGCTGCGGCTGACACAGGAGGCTGGCCGTCGCGCGTGCGAACTCAACCGGCGTGTCGGCGATCAAGGTGTGACGTCCCGGCTGCACGGCCAAACCTTCGACGCCTTTGGATGTGGCGACCACCGGCGTGCCGATCGCCAGCGCTTCCAGCACTTTGAGACGCGTGCCACCGCCGCGCCGCAGCGGGACGACTTCGGCCCACGAGCGCGCGATCAGGCCGCGAATGTCCGCGACGTAGCCGGTCCACTCGATGCCGGGGGCGCCCAGCGCGGCACGCTGCGCGGGCTCGGTCTTGCCGGTGACGCGCAGCCGCACATTGGGCCGCAGCGCGCGCAACAGCGGCAGGATCTCGCGCGCGAAATATGCCACGGCGTCGTAGTTGGCGTCGTAGGAGAGCGCGCCTGGATAGATCAGGGTATCGGGTTCGGGCGAGGCATGCGCATCGGCGCGCTCGCTGATCGTCGCGCCGTTGGGCACCACCGCCAGATGGATGGTGTTCCCGGCAATCGCCTCGACCAAACGGCGCTCCGGCGCGGAGACGACCGTGCAGGCGTCGAATTGCGCCAGCAGTCGCCGCAGATACGACTGGTGTTTGCTCCAGGTCAGGTAAGCGCGCACGCGTCGTCGTGGATTGCGCTCGTGCCGGAACTGCTCCCAAAGGACGGTTGTTTCAACCTCTTCAAAGATGCGCGGCACATCCGGCGCCAGCAGGGCGTAGGGCGCGGCAGCAAGCTGGAACGCGATCACCAGATCGGGATCAATGGCGGCGGCCCGCTGTTGCGTCAACGCGGCGAACTCGTCACTATAGGTGGCGCGCACGGATTGCGGATCGCGCCGCCAGATGCTTGCCAATAGCGCGCCATTGCTGGGCGTCCACCGTCGTTGCTGCACCGCGGCGACCGACGCACACAGCTCGGCCATGCGCGCATGCTGCATCGGCGTGACCGGCTCTTGCGCCAGCGCCAGCAGGTGCACCTCATGGGTGCGAGCTAACGCGCGTAGCAAATGATTGATACGCAGTCGCGCGCCGTTGTCGGCCGGCTCAGGCCACCAGGATGAGAGTGCCAGAATGCGCATGATCGCCCTCTAGACCATCCCAAAGCGCTGCCGTGCGAAATCAACCCAGGCCGCGCGCAGCGCCTGGCGTTGCGCCGCGCGCCCTCGCCAGCGGCGACGCATGCGCCACGCGAGCCAGGTCCGCAGATCTTGGAGGATCAGGGCATGGAGCCAGGCGCGCAGCGGCGCATGCGTGAGACGCAGAAACAGCAGCCGGTTACGCGCCATGTAGTACGTCACGCGGGGCGACCAATCCTGCTGTTCCGGTTTGATCTTGTGCCAGAGTTTGCCATCCGGCGCGTACACGATGCGCCAGCCGGCGCGCGCGATCCGGACGCACCACTCGGTCTCCTCGTAATACATGCCGAAGCGCTCGTCGAGCAGGCCGGCGTCGCAGAGCGCCTCACGCCGTACCATCAGCGCGCAGCCGGTGACGAAATCGACATCCAGCGTTGCATCGAACTGTCCTGCGTCGCGCGTGCCAAGCCCACGCATCGCGCTGATGCCGCGCCGCCAGTCGATCAGGCCACCCGCCGACCAGACCACGTCCGGTCGATCGTGATAGAGAATCTTCGGCCCGACCACACCGATGCGTGCGTCAGCTGCGGCCACATCGACCAGCGCGCCGACCAACCGTGAGTCAACGATGGTGTCGTTATTGAGCAGCAGCGCATAGTCGTAGCCGTGGTCGAGCGCGTAGCGCAGGCCGACGTTGTTGCCGGCGGCATAGCCAAGATTCGCGCCGGTCTCGATCACTCGCACGGTAGGGAATCGTTCGCGCATGAGCGCCGACGTGCCGTCCTGCGAGGCGTTATCGACGATCAGCACATCGGCGCGCGGATAATCAAGGTGTTGCAACGACTCAAGGCACGCAACCGTATCCGCGACGCCGTTGTAGCACAGCACGATTACCAGAACGCGCGGCTGTTGATCCCCGGTGGGGCGACTCATGGATGTGCGATCATGACTCATAACCGGTTGCTCTTGACTCATGGCCGCACCGCCGTCGTGATCGTGGCGCGTGAGTCATGTCCTACGGTGAGGGCGCGCTCATACGCCTCCAGCGTGAGTTGCGCGCTGGTGCGCCACGAAAACCGCGCGGCGCGCGCAAAGCCCCGTTCGCGTAGATGTTGCCGCGCTTCCGCCGAGCGCAGCAGCCGCGTCAACTCGCGCGTCAACGCCGCGTCGTCTTCGGCGTCGATCAGGATCGCGGCATCGCCGGCGACTTCGGGGATCGCGCCGCGATTCGAGGCGATCAGCGGCGTGCCGCAGCTCATCGCCTCCAGCACCGGAATGCCAAAGCCTTCGATCCACGAGGGAAAGACGAACAGATCGGCCAGGCTGAAGAACGCGATCAGGTCGGCGCGTGTAGGGCGCACGATCAGTCGCGCGTCGCCCTGCGCCACCGCCTCGCCGACGATCGGCAGCGGATCGGGGCGGCGCGCAAAGAAGACGATGCGATGACTCTGGCGCAGGTCAGGGGGCAGCGCGCGCCAGGCGCGGATCAGCACCGCCGGATTTTTGAGCGCGTCGGCCAGCACGAAGCGCGGCGGAAGATCGTGGCGTTGACGCACCTCGGCCAGCATTCCCCGGTCGCTGATCGGCTGCAGGTCGGGTGTCGGTGCATGCGGAATCACCACGATTCTCCGCCGATCGAAGCCGCTCGCGCGCGCGATCTGATCTGCCGCCCAGTTTGAAACGGTCAGTAGCAGGTCGGCGCGGCGCACTGCCAGCGTCGTGCAAAGGTGTAAATACGTCATCATCACGATCGTGCGTGGTCGTTTGGGATGGCCGCGAATGATCTCGCGCAGCGGCAGAATATTGATCGCGTCGTGCAGCGTGATCACCGTGCGCGTGCCCCGCGGGGCGAAGCCGTAGTTGGCCGGAAAATGCGCGACTTGGATGCCATCCTGTCGCATCTGCCGTCGTAGCAGCAGGTCGTGCCGGATGCTCGACAGGCCGCTGCGCCACGGCAGGAGACGTACACGGACGTTGGCTGGCAGATCAGGCAGCTCAAACGGCCGCTTGGTATCGGCGTACAGCACCAACGCATGCTCCGGCGCTGCGGCGATGATCGCCGGCAGGATATGCTTGAGGTAGGTATGCACCCCGCCCATGAGTCCATGCGACAGATAGCGCGCGTCGATGCCGATACGCATGAGTCACTCCCGCAGTGCGCCGATCGGCGCGTGAGTCATGATCGCTTGCTCGTACAGGCACAACACCTGCGCCATTTCGTCGTCGATGCCG encodes:
- a CDS encoding ArnT family glycosyltransferase yields the protein MIGRQVIAQTVLRINLRPLVVGLGLLCVLALVLINLEAYPATWFDEGQYLHVPKALLRHGVYADWSSDGPRYFGPTTAAGPTVLLPIAAMFRLAGSGLLQARLVMALYLLACLALCYRVARRLYTPALALLASALLLSSRGAWTLNWGRQVLGEIPTLTFLLAGLWFWHGALTRRCGRRAVAAGICWGLCLITKNQAIVAFAPALALGSLLEWRVYRNGRWSLWLLPPLIAAAMALGWLMILFTQLGPSTFAENLALTRQAAGGAILVLRPDATLRALRLLVSPALYGGLLIPALIYGWWRARRRRDMPAQAEAFVLLIVAIWLLWFVVSLGWPRYAYVGAALGALPVARLMADTWSWARRRGTTHAAAVALGVGLIIGVPLAQTTHEILTPDRSVLRFAAYLQRHLPDDTLIATWEPELGGLTDHRYQYPPQALLDVAVRHRWSGGPPARIDLDANPAPYVVVGPFGAWTGVYPATQLDRSYELIHRDGPYALYRRLP
- a CDS encoding glycosyltransferase family 2 protein; this encodes MAVDVSIILVSWNTRDLLLACLESLPAAIGDLRADVWVVDNASRDDSVAAVRSRYAHVRLIENRTNLGFAAANNQAIRGGAGRYVLLLNSDTVAAPDSIELLVRFADDHPRVGAVGGQLLNADGSFQASRARFPSLWSETLNVTGLGRRLYGPWYPGYGPRHSRHPCRADVLPGACMLVRRAAIEQVGPMDEDYFMYSEETDWCLRLHRAGWELWYLPDARILHHGGQSTQQAREPMIAALYRSKVRFFRKHYGPLHAALLQLIFVLVLRAKWIAQRHTGRMRRPIGWRDLSAPVTHHHQPSLIDGRS
- a CDS encoding O-antigen ligase family protein, with translation MSHTLARQPRRGAITSLALIALLAGTILTGYLVGNSRQLLLAAIFGILPLLMISLRTYDSLVTAIPLAALLVPYSLPTGSYSRVPAVMLLVVLLAGIWTLSALTSRTGAPWSRSLLNTPLLAFMGIAVAALIWSIVFRDPLLIRYDRFLFVQLAALLTIVASPITALLIANFGRTPRQLWMIAGAFLVCGSAFTLARAVGVELPLVNTRGLFALWFVAVGYALLTQPRLTLVYRLGLGTILLLHLYIMGIWNVGWISGWAPSIIAIAAITLFRSRIGFFVLLIVLLILGLSLRNFYVETFSADSEVQGNTERLRLWRMNFELVRTHPLLGTGPAGYALYYMTYHPQEARSTHNNYLDIVAQTGLIGAFCWLWIVIAAFREGRAVLKHAPPGALRTLGIAACGGLIAASAAMMLGDWVIPFAYNQGIEGFRYTIFSWIFLGVLMSVRRQVAPRPEPRPAPRRMTHGR
- a CDS encoding glycosyltransferase family 4 protein, which gives rise to MRILALSSWWPEPADNGARLRINHLLRALARTHEVHLLALAQEPVTPMQHARMAELCASVAAVQQRRWTPSNGALLASIWRRDPQSVRATYSDEFAALTQQRAAAIDPDLVIAFQLAAAPYALLAPDVPRIFEEVETTVLWEQFRHERNPRRRVRAYLTWSKHQSYLRRLLAQFDACTVVSAPERRLVEAIAGNTIHLAVVPNGATISERADAHASPEPDTLIYPGALSYDANYDAVAYFAREILPLLRALRPNVRLRVTGKTEPAQRAALGAPGIEWTGYVADIRGLIARSWAEVVPLRRGGGTRLKVLEALAIGTPVVATSKGVEGLAVQPGRHTLIADTPVEFARATASLLCQPQLRADLAVAGRELVRQQYDWRVIGARFEGLAREVAARRRQPI
- a CDS encoding glycosyltransferase family 2 protein, with translation MSHDRTSMSRPTGDQQPRVLVIVLCYNGVADTVACLESLQHLDYPRADVLIVDNASQDGTSALMRERFPTVRVIETGANLGYAAGNNVGLRYALDHGYDYALLLNNDTIVDSRLVGALVDVAAADARIGVVGPKILYHDRPDVVWSAGGLIDWRRGISAMRGLGTRDAGQFDATLDVDFVTGCALMVRREALCDAGLLDERFGMYYEETEWCVRIARAGWRIVYAPDGKLWHKIKPEQQDWSPRVTYYMARNRLLFLRLTHAPLRAWLHALILQDLRTWLAWRMRRRWRGRAAQRQALRAAWVDFARQRFGMV
- a CDS encoding glycosyltransferase family 4 protein, whose product is MRIGIDARYLSHGLMGGVHTYLKHILPAIIAAAPEHALVLYADTKRPFELPDLPANVRVRLLPWRSGLSSIRHDLLLRRQMRQDGIQVAHFPANYGFAPRGTRTVITLHDAINILPLREIIRGHPKRPRTIVMMTYLHLCTTLAVRRADLLLTVSNWAADQIARASGFDRRRIVVIPHAPTPDLQPISDRGMLAEVRQRHDLPPRFVLADALKNPAVLIRAWRALPPDLRQSHRIVFFARRPDPLPIVGEAVAQGDARLIVRPTRADLIAFFSLADLFVFPSWIEGFGIPVLEAMSCGTPLIASNRGAIPEVAGDAAILIDAEDDAALTRELTRLLRSAEARQHLRERGFARAARFSWRTSAQLTLEAYERALTVGHDSRATITTAVRP